A DNA window from Macadamia integrifolia cultivar HAES 741 chromosome 4, SCU_Mint_v3, whole genome shotgun sequence contains the following coding sequences:
- the LOC122076336 gene encoding formin-like protein 16, with protein sequence MVSLITPCNIPHLPPGRPAADISINLRAPLTSETDASVSSEDFPTTFVATSAQASSTVAFTSAQALVAEGLPTTPATTSAQASSTVAYTFAQALAATSEQALMGATPTAARMPLRVLADQPVAPSATGHVASANAINNGSPLLPTVAIVALLATTVAHPRNVSVPAPPNAGTILPYPLAPSPLPPPLKSRPTPPLNLLPPCKSLTP encoded by the coding sequence ATGGTTTCTCTGATTACTCCTTGCAATATTCCTCACCTCCCGCCAGGCCGCCCTGCCGCTGATATCTCCATAAACTTGCGAGCTCCTCTCACCTCTGAGACTGATGCTAGTGTTTCTTCTGAagactttccaacaacttttgTCGCCACCTCTGCTCAAGCTTCATCCACTGTTGCATTCACCTCTGCTCAAGCTCTTGTCGCTGAAGGTCTGCCAACTACTCCTGCCACCACCTCTGCCCAAGCTTCATCCACGGTTGCGTACACCTTTGCTCAAGCTCTTGCCGCCACCTCCGAACAAGCCTTGATGGGTGCCACTCCCACTGCTGCTCGTATGCCCCTACGTGTTCTCGCTGATCAACCTGTAGCTCCTTCTGCCACTGGCCATGTTGCCTCCGCCAATGCTATCAACAATGGAAGCCCCCTGCTTCCTACCGTTGCAATTGTTGCCCTCTTGGCCACAACTGTTGCTCACCCCCGTAATGTGTCTGTTCCGGCTCCCCCCAACGCTGGTACTATTCTCCCCTATCCTCTAGCCCCATCGCCTCTTCCCCCACCTCTAAAATCTAGGCCAACACCACCCCTAAACCTTCTTCCACCTTGCAAGTCCTTAACTCCTTAG